Part of the Lysobacter enzymogenes genome is shown below.
CGGGCGGAGCGGTCGCCGTGCATGGCGACGCGGGTCGTGGCGCCGGCCAAAGCGACCGCCGCGCGCATGGCGGCGGCCGGATCGGTGGGCGGCTTGACCTGGATCAACACGCCGCCGGCCCTGTTGGCTTGCAATGCTCGCAGATTCCCCGGGAGCCGGCCGTGAAAACTCCGCCAGCGCAGCTCGATGAACGCGGCCTCCGCGGCGCCGCCAGGCCGCGCTGGAGCGCGGCGCTGCTGCGCCGCATCGCGCTGACTATCGCCGCCAAGCTGGCGTTGCTGACCGCGCTGTATCTGCTGTTCTTCTCGCCCTCGCACCGCCCGCCGGTCGACGCCGGCGCGGTCGACCGGCTCCTCCTGCACTCAAGGTGATCCCATGCCGGACCTGTACGTCGTCGATCTGTCGCGCCTGCAATTCGCGCTGACTGCGCTCTACCACTTCCTGTTCGTGCCGTTGACCATCGGCCTGGCGCTGATCCTGGCGATCATGGAAAGCGTCTACGTGATGAGCGGGCGCGTCATCTGGAAACAGATGACCCGGTTCTGGGGCGTGCTGTTCGGCATCAACTTCGCCATGGGCGTGGCGACCGGCATCACCATGGAATTCCAGTTCGGCACCAACTGGGCCTATTACTCGCACTACGTCGGCGACATCTTCGGCGCGCCGCTGGCGATCGAAGGGCTGATGGCGTTCTTCCTGGAGAGCACCTTCGTCGGCTTGTTCTTCTTCGGCTGGGACCGGCTCAGCAAGCTGCAGCACCTCACTGTGACCTGGCTGACCGCGCTCGGCGCGAACCTGTCGGCGCTGTGGATCCTGATCGCCAACGGCTGGATGCAGAACCCGGTCGGCGCCGAATTCAACTTCCACACCATGCGCATGGAGATCACCGACTTCGCCGCGGTGGTGTTCAACCCGGTCGCGCAGGCCAAGTTCGTCCACACCGTCAGCGCCGGCTACGTCACCGGCGCGATGTTCGTGCTGTCGATCAGCGCCTGGTACCTGCTGCGCGGGCGCAACGTCGAGATCGCCAAGCGTTCGATGGTGGTGGCGGCGAGCTTCGGTCTCGCCTCGGCGCTGTCGGTGGCGGTGCTCGGCGACGAGAGCGGCTACACCGCCTCGGAAAACCAGAAGATGAAGGTCGCCGCGATCGAAGCCGAGTGGCGCACCCATCCGGCGCCGGCCGCGTTCACCCTGTTCGGCCTGCCGAACATGCAAACGCGCGAGACCGAATACGCCGTGCGCATTCCCTGGGCGATGGGCCTGATCGCCACGCGTTCGCTCGACAAGGAGGTGCCCGGCATCCACGACCTGGTCGAGGAGAATCGCGAACGCATCCGCCGCGGCATCGTCGCCTATCAGGCGCTGCGCGAACTGCGCGCCGACCGCGACAACCCCGACAAGCAAGCTGCGTTCCTGGCCGTGCGCGAGGACCTGGGCTTCGGCCTGCTGACCTTGCGCTACACCCTGGATCCGGCCACCGCCAGCGAAGCGGTCATCGACCGCGCCGCGTGGAGCACGGTGCCGAACGTGCCGGTGCTGTTCTGGTCGTTCCGGATCATGGTCGGCTTGGGCTTCTTCTTCATCGTCCTGTTCGCCGCGGCGTTCTATCTGGCCGCGCGCAACCAGCTGGAAAAACGCTGGTTCCTGCGGCTGGCGCTGTGCAGCCTGCCGCTGCCGTGGGTCGCGGCGGAACTGGGCTGGATCGTCGCCGAATACGGCCGCCAGCCCTGGGCCATCGACGGCGTGCTGCCGACCTTCCTCGGCGTGTCGGCGACCAATTCGACGCAAGTGATCGTTAGCCTGATCGGCTTCGTCGTGCTCTACACCGGGCTGGCCGTGGTCGACGCGGTGCTGATGCTGCGCGCGATCCGCTCCGGGCCCGACCGGCTGAAGTTCTGGCCCGCCACCCGCCAAGCCCACGCCGCGCACACCGTCTGAGGCCCCGTCATGATCGATTACGAACTGTTGCGCGAACTGTGGTGGCTGTTGCTCGGTGTGTTGCTGATCGGCTTCGCCGTCACCGACGGCTACGACCTGGGCCTGGGCGCGATCCTGCGCCTGATCGGCCGCGACGATGTCGAGCGGCGCATGGCGCTGGAAGCGATCGAGCCGAACTGGGAAGGCAACCAGGTCTGGTTCATCCTCGGCGGCGGCGCGGTGTTCGCGGCCTGGCCGCTGCTGTACGCGGCCTCGTTCTCGGCGTTCTACTTCGCCATGTTCCTGCTGCTGGTGGCGCTGATCCTGCGTCCGGTCGGCTTCGCGTTCCGCAACCGCCTGCCGCATGCGCGCTGGCGCGGCGCCTGGGACTGGGCGCTGACCATCGCCGGCGCGGTGCCGTCGCTGGTGTTCGGCGTGGCCTTCGGCAATCTGTTCCTCGGCGTGCCGTTCCACTTCACCGACGAACTGCTGCCGGTGTTCGACGGCAGCTTCCTCGGCCTGTTCCATCCGTTCGCGCTGCTGGCCGGCGCGGTCAGCCTGTCGATGCTGGTCATGCACGGCGCCAGCTATGCCGCGATGCGGGTCGAGGACCCGGTCGGCGCGCGCGCGCGGCGCATCGCCCGCATCGCCGCGTTGGCGGCCGCGGCTGCGTTCGCCGCGGGCGGCGTGTGGCTGCGCACGCTGCCGGGTTCGGCCATCGTAGGCGCCTGGAGCACTGGCGCGCCGTCGGATCCGCTGGCCAAGCAGGCGATCGCGGTCGACGGCGGCTGGTTGGCGAACTATGCCCTGCAGCCGTGGCTGATCGCGCTGCCGGCGCTGGCGTTCGCGGCCTTGCTGGCGGTGGCGCTGCTGGGTTCGCGCAAGTGGAGCTTCATCGCCAGCGGCACGGCGGTGGCCTGCATCATCCTCACCGCGGGCGCGTCGCTGTTTCCGTTCCTGCTGCCCTCGGCCACCGATCCCGCGCACGGCCTGACCGTGTGGGACGCCTCGTCGAGCCAGCGCACGCTGGGCATCATGCTGGTCGCCGCGGCGATCTTCCTGCCGCTGATCCTGGCCTACAGCGCGTGGGCGTTCCGGGTCATGCGCGGCACCGTCACCCGCGCCCACGTGCAGGCGCAGGGCGAACACGAAGGAGGTTACTGATGTGGTACTTCGCCTGGATCCTGGGGCTGGCGCTGGCGTGCAGCTTCGGCGTGCTCAACGCTATGTGGTTCGAGATGCGCGAGGACGAAGAACAAGCGCGCGGCGAAGCGCAGCGGGGACGCTGATGGACGCGGCAGCGTCCGGCGGCTGGGCGCGCGCGCTGTCGCTGCTGCTGGCGGCGGCGCTGTCGCTGGCCTTGCTGTTGCTGCCGGCGATGCGCGGCGCCGGGCTGAGCCCCGGCGCGCACGGCCTGTTGACGCCGCTGGTGATGGCGATCTGCGCCGGCTTCGTCCACGGCGTCGGCTTCCGACCGCGCCGCGGCTGGGCGCGGGCGCTGCTGCATCCGCTGTTGTTGTGGCCGCTGATGCTGGGATTGGCGGCGCTGTGGACGCGCAGCCTGCTGTGACCGCCGCGGCCGGCGCTCAGCGCTGCGCGGTGGCGAGCTTGACGGCGAGCCCGGCGAACACGGTCGCAGCGACGCGGTTCATCCAGCGCTGCGCGCGTTCGGAACGGACCAGATGCCGGCCGATCGCGCCCGCGCTCAGCGCGAGCGCGCCGAACACCAACGCGGTGGCGACGATGAAGGTCGCGCCCAGCGCCAGCATCTGCAAGGTCACCGGGCCGGCCTGCTGGTCGACGAACTGCGGCAGGAAGGCGAGGAAGAAGATCGACACCTTGGGGTTGGCGACGTTCATGACGATGCCGCGCAGGTACAGCTTGCCGGCGCCGCCGCGCGCGCCTTCGCCGTCCCCGACCCGCATCGCCGGCGCGCGCAGCGACTGCCAGGCCAGATACAGCAGATAGGCAGCGCCGGCGTACTTGAGCAGCTCGTAGGCCACGCGCGAGCGTTCGAACAGCGCGGCGACGCCCAGCGCCACTGCGGCGGTATGGACCAGTAGGCCGGTGCACAACCCCAGCACCACCCACAGGCCAGCGCGCTTGCCGCGCAGCGCGGACTGGGTCAGCACGAACACGTTGTCCGGGCCCGGCACGACGGCGAGGAACAGCGCGGTGGCGAAGAAAGCGGTGAGGGTCTGCGGGTCCACGATGGGCTCCGGTGCGGGGATAGCCCATTGGAGGCGAGCGCGCCGCCGCGCGCAAGCGGCGCCTCGCCGCCGTACCGGTTCAGACCATGACCCGCCCGCCGGCCACGTCGAGCACCGTGCCGGTGATCCAGGCCGAGGCGTCGCTGAGCAGGAACAGCGAGGCCATCGCCACGTCGGCCGGTTCGCCGAGGCGGCCGAGCGGGAACGCCGCCAGCATCTGCGCCTGCCGTTGCGGCGGCAGGTTCGCGCGGGTGCGTTCGGTCAGCACCGCCGACGGCGACAGGCAGTTGGCGCGCAGGCCGCGCGGCCCGAGTTCGTGGGCGAGCTGTCGGGTCAGCGCGATCACCCCGGCCTTGGCCGCGGCGTAACCCGCCGGTGCGCCGGCGACGACGCGCGCGCCGGCCGAGGCCATCGTCAACAGCGCGCCGCTGCCGCGCGCGAGCATGCCGGGCAGAAAACACTTCACCGTGAAAAACGTCGCGGTGAGGTTGTGGTCGAGGCTGGAGCGCCACTCGCGTTCGTCGATCTCGTGCACCGGCATCGGCCGGCCGCTGCCGCCGCCGGCGAAGGCGAGGACGAAATCGGGCGCGCCGAACCGCGCCAGCACGGCGTCGCGCATCGCTTCGACCTGGGCCAGTTCGGCGCAGTCGGCGGCGAAGGTATCGGCCTCGCCGCCGGCCTCGCGCAGCGCCGCGGCGCTCGCCGCGAGCGCGTCCGGGTCGCGGCCGTTGAGCGCCACGCGCACGCCGTTGCGCGCCAGCGCCAGCGCGGTGGCGGCGCCGAGCCCGCGCGAGCCGCCGGTGACCAATGCGGTCTTGCCGCGCAGATCGGCGAAGGCGGGAATCGCGGCGGACGGCGCGGGATGCTCAGACGCGGCATTCATGGGTGCGCACTTCCAGGTTGTGGCGGTCGGGATCGAAGAAGTACAGCGACTCGGCCACGCCCATCGCGCCGGCCTGCGGCCCGCTGCGTCCGTCGCGCTGGAACGGCCCGGCGCCGTAAGCGATGCGTTGCGCGAACAGGCGCTCGCGCACGCGCTCGAACCCGCTGCGATCCAGGCGGAAGGCGAGATGGACGCTGTCGCGCGGCGGCTCCTGCAGCAAAGCCAGGGTGGTGCCGGCATCGACCCGCAGCACCCGCAACACCGCGCCGGCGTGCTCGTCGTGCAGGCCGAGGATGTCGCGATAGAAGCGCGCCGATGCTTCGGCGTCGGCGACGCGCAGAATCATGTGGTCCAGGTGCATCGCAACGCTCCGGAGGGGGACGGCGAGGGCGGGATGCGGCGGCGCGACGCTTGTTGCGCGGCCGGCGCGGATGGCAGTCTAGGCGCCGCCGCGGCCGCGGCCCACCGACGCGCGGGCATGGCCGCCATTCGCGAACGCATCGCGCAAACCGGAACGACGACGATGGATTGGGACGACCTCAAGATCGCCTTGGCGATCGCGCGCCACGGCAGCCTCAGCGCGGCGGCGCGCGCGCTCGGCAGCACCCAGCCCACGGTCGGCCGGCGCCTGGACGCGCTCGAGCAGGGCCTGGGCGCGAAACTGTTCGAACGCGAAGCCGGCGGCATGCGCGCCAACGCGCTCGGCCGCAGCCTGCT
Proteins encoded:
- the cydP gene encoding cytochrome oxidase putative small subunit CydP; this encodes MTGSSVRRARAASEAGGAVAVHGDAGRGAGQSDRRAHGGGRIGGRLDLDQHAAGPVGLQCSQIPREPAVKTPPAQLDERGLRGAARPRWSAALLRRIALTIAAKLALLTALYLLFFSPSHRPPVDAGAVDRLLLHSR
- a CDS encoding cytochrome ubiquinol oxidase subunit I; the encoded protein is MPDLYVVDLSRLQFALTALYHFLFVPLTIGLALILAIMESVYVMSGRVIWKQMTRFWGVLFGINFAMGVATGITMEFQFGTNWAYYSHYVGDIFGAPLAIEGLMAFFLESTFVGLFFFGWDRLSKLQHLTVTWLTALGANLSALWILIANGWMQNPVGAEFNFHTMRMEITDFAAVVFNPVAQAKFVHTVSAGYVTGAMFVLSISAWYLLRGRNVEIAKRSMVVAASFGLASALSVAVLGDESGYTASENQKMKVAAIEAEWRTHPAPAAFTLFGLPNMQTRETEYAVRIPWAMGLIATRSLDKEVPGIHDLVEENRERIRRGIVAYQALRELRADRDNPDKQAAFLAVREDLGFGLLTLRYTLDPATASEAVIDRAAWSTVPNVPVLFWSFRIMVGLGFFFIVLFAAAFYLAARNQLEKRWFLRLALCSLPLPWVAAELGWIVAEYGRQPWAIDGVLPTFLGVSATNSTQVIVSLIGFVVLYTGLAVVDAVLMLRAIRSGPDRLKFWPATRQAHAAHTV
- the cydB gene encoding cytochrome d ubiquinol oxidase subunit II, giving the protein MIDYELLRELWWLLLGVLLIGFAVTDGYDLGLGAILRLIGRDDVERRMALEAIEPNWEGNQVWFILGGGAVFAAWPLLYAASFSAFYFAMFLLLVALILRPVGFAFRNRLPHARWRGAWDWALTIAGAVPSLVFGVAFGNLFLGVPFHFTDELLPVFDGSFLGLFHPFALLAGAVSLSMLVMHGASYAAMRVEDPVGARARRIARIAALAAAAAFAAGGVWLRTLPGSAIVGAWSTGAPSDPLAKQAIAVDGGWLANYALQPWLIALPALAFAALLAVALLGSRKWSFIASGTAVACIILTAGASLFPFLLPSATDPAHGLTVWDASSSQRTLGIMLVAAAIFLPLILAYSAWAFRVMRGTVTRAHVQAQGEHEGGY
- the cydX gene encoding cytochrome bd-I oxidase subunit CydX, whose amino-acid sequence is MWYFAWILGLALACSFGVLNAMWFEMREDEEQARGEAQRGR
- a CDS encoding cyd operon YbgE family protein; translated protein: MDAAASGGWARALSLLLAAALSLALLLLPAMRGAGLSPGAHGLLTPLVMAICAGFVHGVGFRPRRGWARALLHPLLLWPLMLGLAALWTRSLL
- a CDS encoding LysE family translocator, encoding MDPQTLTAFFATALFLAVVPGPDNVFVLTQSALRGKRAGLWVVLGLCTGLLVHTAAVALGVAALFERSRVAYELLKYAGAAYLLYLAWQSLRAPAMRVGDGEGARGGAGKLYLRGIVMNVANPKVSIFFLAFLPQFVDQQAGPVTLQMLALGATFIVATALVFGALALSAGAIGRHLVRSERAQRWMNRVAATVFAGLAVKLATAQR
- a CDS encoding SDR family NAD(P)-dependent oxidoreductase, which gives rise to MNAASEHPAPSAAIPAFADLRGKTALVTGGSRGLGAATALALARNGVRVALNGRDPDALAASAAALREAGGEADTFAADCAELAQVEAMRDAVLARFGAPDFVLAFAGGGSGRPMPVHEIDEREWRSSLDHNLTATFFTVKCFLPGMLARGSGALLTMASAGARVVAGAPAGYAAAKAGVIALTRQLAHELGPRGLRANCLSPSAVLTERTRANLPPQRQAQMLAAFPLGRLGEPADVAMASLFLLSDASAWITGTVLDVAGGRVMV
- a CDS encoding VOC family protein, translated to MHLDHMILRVADAEASARFYRDILGLHDEHAGAVLRVLRVDAGTTLALLQEPPRDSVHLAFRLDRSGFERVRERLFAQRIAYGAGPFQRDGRSGPQAGAMGVAESLYFFDPDRHNLEVRTHECRV